Proteins found in one Balneolaceae bacterium genomic segment:
- a CDS encoding OmpA family protein: MNNQPDLNLGVVGHTDTVGGLEFNMNLSERRASAVVEYLTSEHNISETRLTSHGVGFLAPEATNETEEGRALTQVERSVAEYVEVPTRYQLIIQFF; this comes from the coding sequence ATGAATAATCAACCTGATCTAAATCTTGGAGTTGTTGGCCATACGGATACGGTAGGTGGTTTGGAATTCAATATGAATCTTTCGGAACGCCGGGCTTCGGCAGTTGTGGAATATCTGACATCTGAACATAATATTTCAGAAACCAGGCTGACTTCTCATGGCGTAGGTTTTCTTGCCCCAGAAGCTACCAATGAAACGGAAGAGGGACGTGCTCTAACGCAGGTAGAGCGATCAGTTGCCGAATACGTCGAAGTGCCCACGAGGTATCAACTTATAATCCAATTTTTTTAA